One stretch of Zootoca vivipara chromosome 8, rZooViv1.1, whole genome shotgun sequence DNA includes these proteins:
- the RNF152 gene encoding E3 ubiquitin-protein ligase RNF152 → METLSQDILLECQICFNYYSPRRRPKLLDCKHTCCSVCLQQMRTSQKDLRCPWCRGITKLPPGFSVSQLPDDPEVIAVIAIPHTSEHTPVFIKLPSNGCYMLPLPISKERSLLPGDIGCRLLPGSQQKSLTVVTIPAEQQPLQSGVPQEGGDEEQDRRGIAKSSTWSGVCTVILVACVLVFLLGIVLHNMSCISKRFTVISCG, encoded by the coding sequence ATGGAGACTCTgtcccaggacattttgctggaATGTCAGATTTGTTTCAATTACTATAGCCCCCGGCGGAGGCCCAAGTTGCTGGACTGCAAGCATACCTGCTGTTCTGTTTGCCTTCAGCAGATGAGGACCAGCCAGAAAGACTTGCGGTGCCCGTGGTGCCGAGGCATCACTAAACTGCCCCCGGGCTtttctgtctcccagctgcccgACGACCCAGAGGTCATTGCCGTGATTGCGATACCCCACACTTCAGAGCACACTCCCGTCTTCATCAAACTTCCCAGCAACGGCTGCTACATGTTGCCCTTGCCCATCTCCAAGGAGAGGTCCCTCTTGCCAGGAGACATTGGCTGCCGCCTGCTGCCAGGCAGCCAGCAGAAGTCTCTCACTGTGGTGACAATCCCAGCCGAGCAGCAGCCCTTGCAGTCCGGCGTCCCTCAGGAGGGAGGCGACGAAGAGCAAGACAGGAGGGGCATTGCGAAAAGCTCCACCTGGTCGGGGGTTTGCACCGTCATCCTGGTGGCCTGCGTCCTGGTTTTCCTCCTTGGGATTGTCCTACACAACATGTCGTGCATTTCCAAGCGTTTCACTGTGATTTCCTGCGGCTGA